From a region of the Fischerella sp. JS2 genome:
- a CDS encoding peptidoglycan DD-metalloendopeptidase family protein, with translation MKRALKKREKAVLENTQSEEVPVEQQNPVNSHIHRLVPTKAAMIGLAISMGATSLLVTRQSDQALAAEPVGNQNTASTLPATADAKLKIARTNHLESETKSSVSQPENPVLVEPTAISQLPGLRAKWQVVTNGITVPTQAPVVVPTKAPIANGLSVPSGNTNTQTPIQTLSNGYGVTSNQTTSFAAQPQTVVEDNTVNSEVNAQLKAQQEFALYRLQEKSDRLRASLAQLRSQRTTELPKVVTNQTQPTSAVVNQTSQTNTSSAFTVQSQQSQTSSDDSQASLVSRLKQKNVVNVPTTAATPTVTTPVITSTVATAKVVTSSASATYEVKPGDTLAAIARAYGTSVSELAKANQLNNPNQLKINQKLNIPTNEVDKTATSAPVAINPSAFELSHNSKVANTSPNSVVANPSTSGIGSSPLNNQIQTNTVNTEYNSTDSTTNTNKTATVPATENAYGMGGDTPIPTAITEMQLARKQDATKSKNAKNTNPRLNSLKAEIERLRAKYRAQQSGNTAVVEEVSNNTAVQIPITQPNNVAIPIPVSRPTSNVVVSTSASKANPLAVSIPVPRPRVSTYTTTRQNKEPINPEFAANQNQKVATPGMGGDVPQSFNAKRGTQVSPELPPLAAVDTYLPKPIEEITPTAKGYIWPAKGVLTSGYGWRWGRMHKGIDIANGTGTPIYASSGGVVEKAGWNNGGYGNVVDIRHADGSLTRYGHNSKVLVRVGQRVNQGEMIAAMGSTGFSTGPHSHFEIHPTGKGAVNPMAFLPPQQRI, from the coding sequence TTGAAACGAGCATTGAAAAAAAGAGAGAAGGCTGTGTTAGAAAACACCCAAAGCGAGGAAGTACCGGTGGAACAGCAAAATCCAGTTAACTCACATATCCACCGCCTGGTACCAACAAAAGCCGCCATGATTGGTTTGGCAATCTCAATGGGGGCGACTAGCCTTTTGGTGACTCGACAAAGCGATCAAGCCCTTGCTGCGGAACCAGTAGGCAATCAAAATACAGCCTCAACACTTCCTGCTACTGCTGATGCAAAATTAAAAATTGCTCGTACAAATCATTTAGAGTCCGAGACCAAATCATCAGTGAGTCAGCCTGAAAATCCTGTTTTAGTTGAACCAACAGCAATTTCACAGCTGCCTGGGCTTAGGGCAAAATGGCAGGTTGTCACAAATGGAATAACTGTGCCAACTCAGGCGCCAGTTGTAGTACCAACCAAAGCTCCAATAGCAAACGGGCTGAGTGTTCCTAGTGGTAACACCAATACACAAACACCTATACAAACACTATCTAATGGCTATGGAGTAACCAGCAATCAAACCACATCTTTTGCTGCTCAACCGCAAACAGTAGTAGAAGATAATACAGTTAACAGCGAAGTAAATGCCCAACTGAAAGCGCAGCAGGAATTTGCACTCTACCGCTTACAGGAAAAATCAGACCGTTTAAGAGCTAGTCTGGCACAACTGCGATCTCAGAGAACTACAGAATTACCCAAAGTTGTCACAAATCAAACTCAACCAACATCAGCAGTTGTTAATCAAACTTCACAGACAAACACAAGCAGCGCTTTTACAGTACAGTCACAACAGTCACAAACTAGTAGCGATGACAGCCAAGCTAGCCTGGTGTCTAGGTTGAAGCAAAAAAATGTAGTGAATGTACCCACAACAGCTGCAACACCAACAGTTACCACCCCAGTTATTACATCAACAGTAGCAACAGCAAAAGTCGTCACCTCATCAGCTAGCGCTACCTATGAAGTCAAACCAGGGGATACATTAGCTGCGATCGCACGCGCTTATGGTACATCAGTATCAGAACTAGCTAAGGCAAATCAACTTAATAATCCTAACCAACTCAAAATCAATCAAAAGCTGAATATCCCTACTAATGAGGTAGACAAAACAGCCACCTCAGCACCAGTAGCAATTAACCCCAGTGCTTTTGAATTGAGTCATAATTCTAAAGTTGCCAATACTAGCCCTAATTCAGTTGTTGCTAATCCAAGCACTTCTGGAATTGGGTCATCACCCTTAAACAACCAAATTCAAACCAATACAGTTAACACAGAATATAATTCCACTGATTCAACGACAAATACTAATAAAACAGCAACTGTTCCTGCCACAGAAAATGCCTATGGTATGGGTGGTGATACTCCCATCCCAACAGCGATTACCGAAATGCAGCTGGCTAGGAAACAAGATGCAACCAAATCAAAGAATGCTAAAAACACAAATCCACGTTTAAACAGCTTAAAAGCAGAAATTGAAAGATTACGAGCAAAATACCGGGCTCAACAGTCTGGCAATACAGCTGTGGTAGAGGAAGTTAGCAATAACACTGCTGTACAAATTCCTATTACCCAACCCAATAATGTCGCGATCCCAATTCCTGTTTCTAGACCTACTAGCAACGTAGTAGTATCAACCTCAGCTAGTAAAGCTAATCCCCTAGCAGTATCAATCCCTGTTCCCAGACCAAGGGTATCAACCTATACTACCACTAGACAGAATAAAGAACCGATCAATCCAGAATTTGCTGCTAATCAAAATCAGAAGGTAGCAACACCTGGTATGGGTGGCGATGTACCTCAGTCTTTTAATGCTAAGCGAGGAACTCAAGTTTCCCCAGAATTACCACCATTGGCAGCAGTTGATACATACCTGCCTAAGCCAATTGAAGAAATCACACCTACAGCTAAAGGCTATATTTGGCCAGCTAAAGGAGTCCTCACCTCTGGGTATGGTTGGCGCTGGGGACGGATGCACAAAGGAATTGACATCGCTAACGGAACTGGTACACCGATTTATGCTTCCTCTGGTGGCGTAGTAGAAAAAGCTGGTTGGAATAACGGCGGCTATGGTAACGTTGTCGATATCCGCCATGCTGATGGCAGTTTGACTCGTTACGGTCACAACAGCAAGGTTTTAGTACGTGTTGGTCAACGAGTAAACCAAGGTGAAATGATTGCTGCAATGGGTAGTACTGGCTTCAGCACCGGGCCCCACAGTCATTTTGAAATTCATCCAACTGGTAAAGGCGCAGTCAATCCTATGGCCTTCTTGCCACCACAACAACGCATATAG
- a CDS encoding tRNA (cytidine(34)-2'-O)-methyltransferase — protein sequence MPQVVLVNPLIPPNTGNIARTCAATGTELHLVGPLGFEISDRYLKRAGLDYWPYVKLHYHESLEAFKTLHEQRGGRRLGFSVRGSYNYVSFQYRADDWLLFGSETTGLPPEVISSCDATIYIPMSQPKVRSLNLSVSVAVALFEARRQLGYLE from the coding sequence ATGCCTCAGGTAGTTCTAGTTAATCCCCTCATACCGCCCAATACAGGTAATATTGCTCGTACTTGTGCTGCAACAGGTACAGAACTACACTTGGTTGGCCCCTTAGGATTTGAAATTAGCGATCGCTATCTCAAAAGAGCTGGTCTAGATTACTGGCCCTATGTCAAGCTGCATTATCACGAATCTCTAGAAGCATTTAAAACCTTACATGAGCAACGAGGAGGAAGACGGCTAGGATTCAGTGTACGCGGTAGTTATAACTATGTTAGCTTTCAGTATCGAGCTGATGATTGGCTGTTGTTTGGTAGTGAAACTACAGGTTTGCCACCAGAAGTCATTAGCAGTTGTGATGCCACTATCTATATTCCCATGAGTCAACCCAAAGTTCGCAGTTTGAATCTTTCTGTGAGTGTGGCAGTAGCTTTATTTGAAGCGCGTCGTCAGTTGGGTTACTTAGAATGA
- the gshA gene encoding glutamate--cysteine ligase, whose product MLLKGFEIEMYTGTPNGEIVGLSDKITASLDGYVREPDSRNVEYITAPSRNYDQLLCAILRPRLRLREYLQQLGNYTLIPGSTLSLGGSDRFFRSDPTNPYHTYIEQTYGTKVVTASVHINIGIDDPELLMRACRLIRVEAPLFLALSASSPFLDGKATGFHSSRWGVFPQTPAHVPLFTSHADHIQWVEQQLAAGTMQNVRHLWVSVRPNGDRRPYDLNRLELRICDLVTDPISLLAITALLEARLLQLIENPHLDPLTQSTFSPKELISLTANNEIAAATSSLDAQLLHWQDGRKITARDWIAELYQEVLVLAKQHGFSCFLSPLQKILREGNEAQQWLQLHAVGFSTQSTIIQAIGAIREREVELEDKLCVSVA is encoded by the coding sequence GTGCTATTAAAGGGCTTTGAGATAGAGATGTACACCGGCACGCCTAATGGTGAAATCGTCGGTCTCTCTGACAAGATTACAGCGTCTTTGGATGGATATGTACGAGAGCCAGATAGCAGGAATGTAGAGTATATTACTGCGCCTAGTCGTAATTATGACCAATTATTGTGTGCCATCCTGCGTCCCCGCTTGAGGCTGCGGGAGTATCTTCAGCAATTGGGCAATTATACCCTTATTCCTGGTAGTACGTTGTCTTTGGGCGGTAGCGATCGCTTTTTTCGGTCTGATCCTACAAATCCTTATCACACTTATATCGAGCAAACCTATGGCACAAAAGTAGTAACGGCTAGTGTACATATTAATATTGGCATTGATGACCCGGAACTGCTGATGCGGGCTTGTCGCCTCATCCGGGTAGAAGCACCGTTGTTCCTTGCTTTGAGTGCTTCTTCTCCTTTCCTGGATGGCAAAGCCACAGGCTTTCACTCTAGCCGTTGGGGTGTATTTCCCCAAACGCCTGCTCATGTGCCATTATTTACCAGCCATGCTGATCATATTCAATGGGTAGAACAACAGCTAGCCGCAGGAACAATGCAAAATGTTCGTCATCTGTGGGTATCGGTAAGACCAAATGGCGATCGCCGTCCTTATGATTTAAATCGGCTGGAATTGCGAATTTGTGATTTAGTGACAGATCCTATATCGTTATTAGCAATTACTGCTTTGCTAGAAGCACGTCTGTTACAGCTCATCGAAAATCCCCATCTTGATCCTTTAACTCAAAGTACTTTTTCTCCCAAGGAACTCATCTCCTTAACTGCTAATAACGAAATAGCTGCGGCTACTTCTAGCCTTGATGCCCAACTTTTGCATTGGCAAGATGGCAGAAAAATCACTGCTAGAGACTGGATTGCTGAACTTTATCAGGAAGTTTTGGTGCTAGCTAAGCAACACGGTTTTAGTTGTTTCCTTTCACCTTTACAGAAAATTCTCCGTGAAGGTAATGAAGCCCAACAATGGTTACAGCTACATGCTGTTGGTTTTAGCACTCAAAGCACAATTATTCAGGCTATTGGTGCTATACGAGAACGTGAAGTAGAACTAGAAGATAAATTGTGTGTCTCAGTAGCTTGA
- a CDS encoding histone deacetylase has protein sequence MDLPLVYHPDYVAPLPEGHRFPMPKFQQLYELLLADGVAHPYQFHIPKHPPQELIELVHTPEYVQAYYEGTLDSKAQRRIGLPWSPALVNRTCIAVAGTILTAKLALSHGLACNTAGGTHHAFPSYGSGFCIFNDLAIASRVLQKLGLVQKILIVDLDVHQGDGTAFIFQGDRTVFTFSMHCEVNFPGTKQKSDLDVPLPIGMEDDPYLQTLAGYLPDLLSELKPDLIFYDAGVDPHVGDRLGKLALTDTGIYRREMQVLSTCVATGYPVACVIGGGYADDLKSLVYRHSLVHRAASEVYRHFHL, from the coding sequence ATGGACTTACCGCTGGTTTATCATCCAGATTACGTTGCGCCACTACCTGAAGGACATCGTTTTCCGATGCCCAAATTTCAGCAACTATACGAACTACTGTTAGCTGATGGTGTGGCACATCCCTATCAATTTCATATCCCCAAACATCCTCCACAGGAATTAATAGAGTTGGTTCATACGCCCGAATATGTTCAAGCTTATTATGAAGGAACCTTGGACTCCAAAGCTCAACGGCGTATTGGTTTACCTTGGAGTCCAGCGCTAGTAAATCGTACCTGTATAGCGGTAGCTGGTACGATCTTGACTGCCAAGTTAGCACTGAGTCACGGTTTAGCTTGCAATACTGCTGGTGGTACTCATCATGCTTTTCCTAGTTATGGTTCTGGCTTTTGCATTTTCAATGATTTAGCGATCGCCTCTCGTGTCTTGCAAAAGCTAGGACTAGTTCAGAAAATTTTGATAGTAGATTTGGATGTTCATCAAGGAGATGGGACAGCATTTATTTTTCAAGGCGATCGCACTGTTTTTACCTTTTCGATGCATTGCGAAGTCAATTTTCCTGGTACTAAACAAAAGAGTGATTTAGATGTCCCACTTCCCATTGGTATGGAAGATGATCCCTATTTGCAAACTTTAGCCGGATATTTGCCAGATTTGTTATCTGAGTTAAAGCCAGACTTGATTTTCTATGATGCAGGTGTCGACCCTCATGTCGGCGATCGCTTGGGTAAATTAGCTTTAACTGACACTGGTATCTATCGTCGGGAAATGCAAGTTTTAAGTACCTGTGTTGCGACTGGATATCCTGTCGCCTGCGTCATTGGTGGTGGTTATGCTGATGATTTAAAGTCCCTTGTCTATCGTCATTCCCTTGTACATCGGGCTGCGAGTGAAGTTTATCGGCATTTTCATCTTTAG
- a CDS encoding type II toxin-antitoxin system VapC family toxin — translation MIAVDTNIIVRLLTQDDELQYQQSLEIFQNHDVFIPDTVILETEWVLRFAYKFKTEEICTALRKLFGLSNVHLTNASLIAQVLQWHETGLDFADAFHLTQSQHHTQLYTFDEKFVKRSQGLTRCEVKKPEGK, via the coding sequence ATGATCGCAGTTGATACTAATATTATTGTCAGGCTGTTGACCCAAGATGATGAATTACAGTATCAACAGAGTTTAGAAATTTTCCAGAATCATGATGTTTTTATCCCAGATACGGTGATTCTGGAAACTGAATGGGTACTAAGGTTTGCGTATAAGTTTAAAACAGAAGAAATATGTACAGCATTGCGTAAGCTTTTTGGTTTATCGAATGTTCATTTAACAAATGCCAGTTTAATTGCTCAAGTACTGCAATGGCATGAAACTGGCTTAGATTTTGCGGATGCTTTTCATTTAACCCAAAGTCAACACCATACTCAACTCTACACCTTTGATGAGAAATTCGTAAAAAGGTCTCAAGGGCTGACAAGATGTGAAGTTAAAAAGCCTGAAGGTAAATAA
- a CDS encoding AbrB/MazE/SpoVT family DNA-binding domain-containing protein, with amino-acid sequence MDMTKISDEGQVIIPEVLRKDYGWEVGQELIIIKMGDGILLKPKKSFAATTLDDVAGCLKYQGTAKTIEDMDNAIRQGVEESWHDRS; translated from the coding sequence ATGGACATGACAAAAATATCTGATGAAGGACAAGTGATTATTCCTGAAGTATTACGAAAGGATTATGGTTGGGAAGTTGGTCAAGAACTAATCATAATTAAGATGGGTGATGGTATTCTTCTCAAGCCAAAGAAATCTTTTGCCGCAACTACTTTGGATGATGTTGCAGGATGTTTGAAATATCAAGGTACAGCAAAAACGATTGAAGATATGGATAATGCTATTCGCCAAGGTGTAGAGGAATCATGGCATGATCGCAGTTGA
- the uvrA gene encoding excinuclease ABC subunit UvrA codes for MSETQFAASLNGHPPHPNPNSLNKIRIRGARQHNLKNIDLELPRDRLIVFTGVSGSGKSSLAFDTIFAEGQRRYVESLSAYARQFLGQMDKPDVESIEGLSPAISIDQKSTSHNPRSTVGTVTEIYDYLRLLFGRAGEPHCPICDRCIAPQTIDEMVDRIMELSDRTRFQILAPVVRGKKGTHKKLLSSLASQGFVRVRIDGEVRELSDAIELDKNFTHTIEVVIDRLVKKDGIQERLFDSLSTCLKLSEGIAVILFTPISEETPPNPPLARGGAEGGGSNNEQELVFSENFACPEHGAVMEELSPRLFSFNSPYGACPHCHGIGSLRRFSPELVVPDPEAPVYAAIAPWSEKDNSYYLELLYGLSQAYGFELQTQWQKLTEEQQQIILQGEETAEVQKKQSFRGVIPILQRQYEGGTELIKQKLEQYLIDQPCPVCEGKRLKPEALAVRLGQYRVLDLTGVSIRECRQRVDQLKLSDRQMQIADLVLREIRARLQFLLDVGLDYLTLDRPAMTLSGGEAQRIRLATQIGSGLTGVLYVLDEPSIGLHQRDNGRLLRTLTKLRDLGNTLIVVEHDEETIRAADHIVDIGPGAGIHGGNIIAEGNLQALLEAENSLTGAYLSGRRVIQTPGNRRDGNGISLVIKNARRNNLRNIDVEIPLGKLVAVTGVSGSGKSTLINELLYPALQHHLLRKVPFPKEIDGIKGLNAIDKAIVIDQSPIGRTPRSNPATYTGIFDVIRDTFSATIEAKARGYKPGQFSFNVKGGRCEACSGQGVNVIEMNFLPDVYVQCEVCKGARYNRETLQVKYKDKSIADVLKMTVEEALEFFKNIPKAVNRLQTLVDVGLGYIQLGQPATTLSGGEAQRVKLATELSRRATGKTLYLIDEPTTGLSFYDVHKLLDVLQRLVDKGNSILVIEHNLDVIRCADWVIDLGPEGGDKGGEIIAKGTPEEVAENPNSYTGQYLKQVLQQYPPMVLTN; via the coding sequence ATGTCAGAAACTCAGTTTGCTGCATCCCTAAATGGACACCCTCCCCACCCCAACCCCAACAGCCTTAATAAGATTAGAATTCGCGGTGCTAGGCAGCATAACCTGAAAAATATTGATTTAGAATTACCACGCGATCGCCTGATTGTTTTCACGGGTGTTTCTGGTTCTGGTAAGTCTTCTTTAGCATTCGATACTATCTTTGCTGAAGGACAGCGCCGCTATGTGGAATCTCTTAGTGCATACGCCCGACAATTTTTAGGACAGATGGATAAACCGGATGTGGAGTCAATTGAAGGGTTGAGTCCGGCGATTTCCATCGATCAAAAGTCAACTTCCCATAACCCCCGTTCAACAGTGGGAACGGTGACAGAGATTTACGATTATCTGCGGTTATTATTTGGACGGGCTGGAGAACCCCATTGTCCGATTTGCGATCGCTGTATTGCGCCTCAAACTATCGATGAGATGGTGGATCGGATTATGGAGTTGAGCGATCGCACCCGCTTTCAAATTCTTGCGCCTGTGGTTCGGGGTAAAAAAGGCACTCATAAGAAACTGTTATCTAGTCTCGCTTCCCAAGGCTTTGTGCGTGTGCGTATCGATGGAGAAGTACGGGAACTTTCTGATGCCATTGAGTTAGATAAAAATTTTACACACACTATTGAAGTTGTTATCGACCGCTTGGTGAAAAAAGACGGTATTCAAGAGCGTTTATTCGATTCACTGAGTACTTGCTTGAAGTTATCCGAAGGTATAGCTGTAATTTTATTTACTCCAATTTCTGAGGAAACCCCCCCTAATCCCCCCTTGGCAAGGGGGGGTGCTGAAGGTGGGGGGTCTAACAATGAACAAGAATTAGTCTTTTCCGAAAACTTTGCTTGTCCAGAACACGGTGCGGTGATGGAGGAATTATCGCCGCGTTTGTTCTCGTTTAATTCACCTTATGGTGCTTGTCCTCATTGTCATGGTATCGGCAGTTTAAGAAGATTTTCGCCAGAGTTGGTAGTACCTGACCCGGAAGCACCTGTGTATGCTGCGATCGCTCCTTGGTCGGAAAAGGATAATTCTTATTATTTGGAGTTGCTGTATGGTTTGAGTCAAGCTTACGGATTCGAGTTGCAGACGCAGTGGCAAAAGTTGACGGAGGAACAACAGCAGATTATTTTACAGGGAGAAGAAACCGCAGAGGTGCAGAAGAAGCAGAGTTTTAGAGGGGTAATTCCGATATTACAGAGGCAATATGAGGGAGGTACGGAGTTAATTAAGCAAAAATTGGAACAATATTTAATTGATCAACCTTGTCCGGTGTGTGAGGGAAAGCGCTTGAAGCCGGAAGCTTTGGCGGTAAGATTGGGACAATACCGAGTGTTGGATTTGACGGGAGTATCGATTCGTGAGTGTCGCCAGAGAGTTGATCAATTAAAGTTAAGCGATCGCCAAATGCAAATTGCTGATTTGGTGTTGCGGGAAATTCGGGCGAGGTTGCAGTTTTTGTTGGATGTGGGGTTGGATTATTTGACTTTAGATCGTCCGGCGATGACGCTGTCGGGTGGAGAGGCGCAGCGTATTCGTTTGGCGACTCAGATTGGTTCTGGGTTAACTGGGGTGTTATATGTGTTAGATGAGCCAAGTATTGGTTTGCATCAACGGGATAACGGACGGTTATTGCGGACTTTAACGAAGTTGCGGGATTTGGGGAATACGTTAATTGTAGTGGAGCATGACGAAGAAACTATTCGCGCTGCTGATCATATTGTTGATATTGGACCGGGTGCAGGTATTCACGGCGGTAATATTATTGCTGAAGGTAATTTACAAGCGTTATTAGAGGCAGAAAATTCACTGACGGGTGCTTATTTGTCGGGAAGGCGAGTGATTCAAACTCCTGGAAATAGAAGAGATGGGAATGGGATCAGTTTAGTTATTAAAAATGCTCGTCGTAATAACCTGAGAAATATAGATGTGGAGATTCCACTGGGTAAACTTGTTGCTGTGACTGGTGTTTCTGGTTCTGGGAAATCAACTTTAATTAATGAATTACTTTACCCAGCATTGCAACATCATCTTTTGCGTAAAGTTCCTTTCCCGAAAGAAATCGATGGAATTAAGGGATTGAATGCGATTGATAAAGCGATCGTTATTGATCAATCACCCATCGGTAGGACACCTCGTTCTAATCCAGCCACATACACAGGTATTTTTGATGTGATTCGTGACACCTTTTCAGCCACCATTGAAGCGAAAGCCAGGGGTTACAAACCGGGACAATTTTCTTTTAATGTCAAAGGTGGACGTTGCGAAGCTTGCAGTGGACAGGGTGTGAATGTTATTGAAATGAATTTTTTGCCGGATGTGTATGTGCAGTGTGAAGTTTGCAAAGGTGCAAGATACAACCGCGAAACCTTGCAAGTTAAATACAAAGACAAATCTATTGCTGATGTTTTGAAGATGACGGTTGAGGAAGCTTTGGAATTTTTCAAAAATATTCCCAAAGCTGTGAATCGTTTGCAAACTTTAGTAGATGTTGGCTTAGGTTACATTCAACTCGGACAACCTGCAACGACTTTATCTGGTGGGGAAGCACAGCGAGTCAAGTTAGCAACAGAATTATCACGCCGCGCCACAGGTAAAACTCTTTATTTAATCGATGAACCAACCACAGGTTTATCTTTTTATGATGTGCATAAGTTATTGGATGTGTTGCAGAGGTTAGTGGATAAAGGTAATTCGATTTTGGTGATTGAACACAACTTAGATGTAATTCGTTGTGCCGATTGGGTGATAGATTTGGGGCCAGAAGGTGGCGATAAAGGCGGAGAAATTATTGCTAAGGGTACGCCAGAAGAAGTTGCAGAGAATCCCAACTCGTATACTGGGCAGTATTTGAAGCAGGTGTTGCAGCAGTATCCGCCAATGGTTTTGACGAATTAA
- a CDS encoding DUF2267 domain-containing protein: MPDEILRKDLPEVDPTEVEDSRVAIADEHRSFLEKVMVRGGLADPYDARDITEVVFRVMRDLMTTEAADNVEAELHEPAYTTEEKELQNLEVAELWRDTNPIVGFLSRVRPPWQGPGIFKIDSDRFLFRVANEGGLPRTADREQVVKAVFSATKEELSQERIQEIASWLPGHVRELWEQA, encoded by the coding sequence ATGCCGGACGAAATTTTAAGAAAAGACCTACCGGAAGTCGATCCTACTGAAGTTGAAGATTCTAGAGTTGCGATCGCAGACGAACACAGATCGTTTTTGGAAAAAGTCATGGTCAGAGGTGGACTTGCTGATCCTTATGATGCTAGAGACATTACTGAAGTTGTGTTTCGTGTGATGCGCGACTTAATGACCACAGAAGCCGCCGATAATGTGGAAGCAGAATTGCATGAACCAGCGTACACTACAGAAGAAAAAGAACTCCAGAACCTAGAAGTAGCCGAACTCTGGCGAGATACGAATCCGATTGTGGGCTTTTTGAGCCGGGTACGTCCACCTTGGCAAGGCCCTGGTATCTTCAAAATTGATAGCGATCGCTTCCTTTTCCGAGTAGCCAACGAGGGAGGATTACCACGCACAGCTGATCGTGAGCAAGTCGTCAAAGCTGTATTTTCTGCTACTAAAGAAGAACTTTCCCAAGAGCGTATTCAAGAGATTGCTAGCTGGCTTCCTGGTCATGTACGTGAACTTTGGGAACAGGCATAG
- a CDS encoding tetratricopeptide repeat protein, giving the protein MSVHLKNFTTTGLSLILISTIVANDTYTVQAQSRFGNCVRPCGSRYKGSHIGSGQRAVIEKIEGLIKLGQATVDDYLILGDAYRLEKNYDLAQQRLSQGLEIAKQNGDRQGQAIALSGLGQVFTETGRLEDASSNLTAAKNIYSTLGNQQGINLVDWQLRNVIIQQRLINPSRIQTAPSQLRIQQ; this is encoded by the coding sequence ATGTCGGTGCATCTTAAAAACTTCACTACAACTGGTTTAAGTTTAATATTGATATCTACCATAGTTGCAAATGATACTTACACAGTTCAAGCACAGTCAAGGTTTGGAAACTGTGTTCGTCCTTGTGGGTCTAGGTACAAGGGTAGTCATATTGGTAGTGGTCAGCGTGCGGTAATTGAAAAAATTGAGGGACTGATAAAATTAGGACAAGCTACAGTTGATGATTACCTTATCTTAGGTGATGCTTACAGACTAGAAAAAAATTACGATTTAGCTCAACAGCGTTTATCTCAGGGGCTGGAAATAGCAAAGCAAAATGGAGATAGACAGGGGCAAGCGATCGCTCTAAGTGGATTAGGGCAAGTATTCACCGAAACTGGTAGGCTAGAAGATGCATCTTCTAATCTCACAGCAGCCAAGAATATATATAGTACTTTAGGAAATCAGCAAGGTATTAATTTAGTTGATTGGCAACTAAGGAATGTTATCATCCAGCAAAGGCTAATTAACCCCTCACGGATACAAACAGCTCCATCTCAGTTACGTATTCAGCAGTAA
- a CDS encoding tetratricopeptide repeat protein, translating into MFVLLAFIFTVLLPWLAIFFNNRGFAKYENNQIQSAIQDYELALILKPDYVPALYNQGLAYEKLQDFNNASANYEYAILKNKNFAPAYNNLARLYITQRKDYLTAVKLLNQALQIPVKNNLDVEDLSAYKNVEYVIFKNLGWAYFELKRYSEAKKALNQAINLDNQRGSAYCLLAQVLEASNQKNKSKAEWEKCLQFADPNHPDDKEWLKLAKQRLKY; encoded by the coding sequence ATGTTTGTCTTATTAGCTTTTATTTTTACAGTTTTGTTACCTTGGCTAGCTATCTTTTTCAACAATCGTGGATTTGCAAAATATGAAAACAATCAAATTCAAAGTGCTATACAGGACTATGAACTAGCACTAATACTAAAACCAGATTACGTCCCAGCCTTATATAATCAAGGATTAGCTTACGAAAAATTACAAGATTTTAATAATGCTAGTGCTAATTATGAATATGCTATTTTGAAAAATAAAAATTTTGCTCCAGCTTATAACAACTTAGCTCGATTGTATATTACTCAGAGAAAAGACTATCTCACAGCAGTTAAACTCCTTAATCAAGCTTTGCAAATACCTGTAAAAAATAACTTAGATGTAGAAGATTTATCTGCATACAAGAATGTGGAGTACGTTATATTCAAGAATTTAGGCTGGGCGTACTTTGAACTGAAACGTTATTCTGAGGCTAAAAAGGCTCTTAATCAAGCTATTAATTTAGATAATCAAAGAGGTTCAGCATATTGTCTATTGGCACAGGTTTTAGAAGCAAGCAATCAAAAAAATAAGTCAAAAGCAGAATGGGAAAAATGCTTACAGTTTGCAGATCCTAACCATCCAGATGACAAAGAATGGCTGAAGTTAGCAAAACAACGCTTAAAATATTGA